The following coding sequences lie in one Phorcysia thermohydrogeniphila genomic window:
- the gltB gene encoding glutamate synthase large subunit encodes MEFKDSCGVGFIANVKGESSFDVIEKALKAVSNLTHRGATLSDGRTGDGSGILFQIPHEFFLREAKKIRGDFEAEKVVVGTFFLKGDVDRALKAVEKECKGLFGDCVLREVPINRNECGEIARRALPEIYQVIAPATASTSEVYLLRRRLEKKLKELSPKNYVVSLSDSLVVYKGMLLAPDLKKFYLDLQEEGLKSSFALFHQRYSTNTNPKWSLAQPLRLIAHNGEINTVTANRNFIRVLEPILESPVFGERIKELLPLVEHDESDSASLDRVFELMVVAGIDPVVAINILIPPAWELFDGVSEEVRAFFQYAGFLMKPWDGPAAVVFTDGKVVGGKLDRNGLRPARYIVTESGEVIFGSEVGMTDVSFEEVVESGRLMPGETLLVDPQEERIERGKEILERIASEFSLEREVRRKLYRLKKLRKVEPEPSEDLNRELVKFCYSKEELEEVVEYMAEMGKEPVFSMGDDTPIPNLLDRPYLLFRHFRQRFAQVTNPPIDPIREKAVMSLKIRLGAKVNFLELSKELPRRIEIDSPLLTPSELEEIRNAGFLKVKTFPMEFKNSLREGIDELFSKVEKAVKEDGVEIVILTDRGVELPIPSLLAVSGLCAYLERKGLLNRVSIIVETGEARDTHQIAALIAFGASAVHPYLVFEYLKAKELELNMPYAELESNYKKAVNTGLLKIMSKMGISVLSSYHRSHLFDIIGISKEVVDEFIPNTFSPIGGVTLEDIERIVRERVKKAKETDKVEYSGELRFRPGGIHHAWSPEVVRGIFKAARNGKYEDFKKVVEATRKRPTYLRDLLRIKSDRKPIPLEEVEPVESIVKRLMVPGMSIGALSKIAHEVIAEAMNILGAKSCSGEGGEDPERYGTVKNSKIKQVASGRFGVTPLYLASAEEIEIKIAQGAKPGEGGHLPGHKVTPYIASLRFSVPGVALISPPPHHDIYSIEDLAQLIYDLKLANPKARIAVKLVAESGVGTVACGVAKAKADIVQVSGSDGGTGASPLSSIKGAGLPWEIGLAETHRELLENGLRDRVVLRVDGGFKTGRDVVIAALMGAEEFGFGTAAMIAEGCVMDRECHTNRCPVGIATQDEKRIKRFRGAVESVVNYFKLVAEDVRHILAEMGYRSLDEIIGRYDLLEEDTELKEKFPFAKNLDLSYILKNPVAHLDREDYPYTPVESPLNDKILEDVLPHLEKGEKFFAEYEIKNTDRSVGVPLSYHIVKRFGSEGLPKNLIHLRFKGIAGQSFGAFLPPGVTLEVVGEANDYVGKGLGGGTIVLRFPEEFKGEPHENVIAGNTLLYGATGGCLFASGVVGERFAVRNSGAVAVVEGTGQHACEYMVRGIVVILGKVGGNFGAGMTGGTAFVLDRDIEEKINRDYVEVRKLDAQDYDVLKSLLSKHYKFTRSKMAALVLENRFLLESFRKVVPIGVRELEMKLSGTDRLPA; translated from the coding sequence ATGGAGTTTAAGGATTCTTGCGGAGTAGGTTTTATTGCAAATGTAAAGGGAGAGAGCTCCTTTGATGTAATAGAAAAGGCTCTTAAAGCTGTCTCAAACCTTACTCACAGGGGAGCTACCTTATCAGACGGAAGGACGGGAGACGGCTCTGGAATACTCTTTCAGATTCCTCACGAGTTTTTCTTAAGAGAGGCCAAGAAAATAAGAGGCGACTTTGAGGCAGAAAAGGTAGTTGTTGGAACCTTCTTTTTAAAAGGAGATGTTGACAGAGCTCTCAAAGCAGTTGAAAAAGAGTGTAAAGGTTTATTTGGCGACTGCGTTCTAAGGGAAGTTCCGATAAATAGGAATGAGTGTGGTGAAATTGCAAGGAGAGCTCTCCCTGAAATCTATCAGGTTATAGCGCCTGCTACTGCCTCTACGTCGGAAGTTTACCTTTTAAGAAGGAGACTTGAGAAAAAGCTAAAGGAGCTATCCCCTAAAAACTACGTAGTTTCTCTTTCAGATAGCCTTGTCGTTTATAAAGGTATGCTCCTTGCTCCAGACCTTAAAAAGTTCTACTTAGACCTTCAGGAAGAGGGCTTAAAGAGCTCCTTTGCCCTCTTTCACCAGAGGTATTCAACCAATACCAACCCGAAGTGGTCTTTAGCCCAGCCCTTAAGGCTCATAGCCCACAACGGAGAGATAAACACTGTAACGGCCAACAGGAACTTTATAAGGGTTCTTGAACCAATTTTAGAATCCCCCGTTTTCGGTGAAAGGATAAAGGAGCTCCTTCCTTTAGTTGAGCACGACGAGAGCGACTCTGCTTCCCTTGATAGGGTCTTTGAGCTTATGGTCGTTGCCGGCATAGACCCGGTGGTTGCGATTAACATTCTGATACCTCCGGCGTGGGAGCTCTTTGACGGAGTTTCAGAGGAAGTTAGGGCGTTTTTCCAATACGCGGGCTTTTTAATGAAGCCTTGGGACGGTCCGGCGGCTGTTGTCTTCACCGACGGAAAAGTTGTTGGTGGAAAGCTTGATAGGAACGGTTTAAGGCCTGCAAGGTACATCGTTACAGAGTCAGGCGAGGTTATCTTTGGCTCTGAAGTTGGAATGACAGATGTCTCCTTTGAAGAGGTAGTAGAGTCCGGAAGGTTGATGCCGGGAGAGACCCTTCTTGTTGACCCTCAAGAGGAGAGAATAGAGAGGGGTAAAGAAATCCTTGAGAGAATAGCTTCGGAGTTTAGCTTAGAGAGGGAGGTAAGGAGGAAGCTCTATAGACTTAAAAAGCTCAGGAAAGTAGAGCCTGAGCCTTCTGAGGATTTAAACAGGGAGCTCGTAAAGTTCTGCTACTCTAAGGAGGAGCTTGAGGAAGTCGTTGAGTACATGGCTGAAATGGGTAAAGAGCCTGTCTTTTCAATGGGAGACGATACTCCCATACCTAACCTCCTTGACAGGCCTTACCTCCTCTTTAGGCACTTTAGACAAAGGTTTGCTCAGGTTACAAACCCTCCCATTGACCCGATAAGGGAAAAGGCTGTAATGTCATTAAAGATTCGCCTCGGGGCGAAGGTAAACTTCCTTGAACTTTCAAAGGAGCTCCCCCGAAGGATAGAGATAGATTCACCCCTGCTGACTCCTTCCGAGCTTGAAGAGATAAGAAATGCGGGCTTTTTAAAGGTAAAGACCTTTCCTATGGAGTTTAAAAACTCCCTGCGGGAAGGGATTGATGAGCTCTTTTCAAAGGTTGAAAAGGCTGTAAAGGAAGATGGAGTAGAGATAGTTATCCTTACAGATAGGGGAGTGGAACTCCCCATACCTTCCTTATTGGCCGTCTCGGGACTCTGCGCCTACCTTGAGAGGAAGGGTCTTCTCAACAGGGTCTCAATTATCGTAGAGACCGGAGAGGCAAGGGATACCCACCAGATAGCTGCCCTCATAGCCTTTGGAGCTTCTGCGGTTCATCCCTACTTGGTCTTTGAGTACCTCAAGGCGAAAGAGCTTGAGCTCAACATGCCTTATGCTGAACTTGAGTCAAACTATAAGAAGGCTGTAAATACAGGTCTTTTAAAGATAATGTCCAAAATGGGAATTTCCGTTCTCTCTTCATACCACCGTTCCCACCTCTTTGACATTATTGGCATCTCAAAAGAGGTCGTTGATGAGTTCATCCCAAATACCTTCTCTCCTATTGGTGGAGTTACCCTTGAGGATATAGAGAGGATTGTTAGGGAAAGGGTTAAGAAGGCAAAAGAGACGGATAAAGTAGAGTACTCGGGAGAGCTCCGTTTTCGTCCCGGTGGAATTCACCACGCTTGGAGTCCAGAGGTTGTAAGAGGAATCTTTAAGGCGGCAAGGAACGGAAAGTACGAGGACTTCAAGAAGGTAGTAGAGGCTACGAGGAAGAGGCCGACCTACTTGAGGGATTTACTAAGGATAAAGTCTGACAGGAAACCCATACCCCTTGAGGAAGTTGAGCCGGTTGAGTCTATTGTTAAAAGGCTGATGGTTCCGGGAATGTCAATAGGAGCTCTCTCAAAAATTGCCCACGAAGTAATCGCTGAGGCTATGAACATCTTGGGGGCAAAGAGTTGCTCCGGTGAGGGTGGAGAAGACCCAGAAAGGTACGGAACGGTTAAAAATAGCAAGATAAAGCAGGTAGCCTCCGGAAGGTTCGGCGTTACGCCCCTTTACCTTGCCTCTGCTGAGGAGATTGAGATTAAGATAGCTCAGGGAGCAAAGCCGGGAGAGGGTGGACACCTTCCCGGCCACAAGGTAACTCCGTACATTGCCTCTTTAAGGTTTTCCGTTCCGGGAGTTGCACTGATTTCTCCACCTCCCCACCACGACATCTACTCAATTGAGGACTTAGCCCAGCTCATATACGACCTTAAGCTTGCAAACCCAAAGGCGCGTATTGCCGTAAAGCTTGTGGCAGAAAGTGGCGTTGGAACTGTTGCCTGCGGTGTTGCAAAGGCAAAGGCAGATATCGTTCAGGTGAGCGGTTCAGATGGAGGAACTGGAGCTTCTCCCCTTTCGTCAATAAAGGGGGCAGGACTCCCTTGGGAGATAGGCCTTGCAGAAACCCACAGGGAGCTCCTTGAAAACGGCTTAAGGGACAGAGTGGTTCTGAGGGTGGACGGCGGTTTTAAGACCGGAAGGGACGTTGTTATTGCTGCTCTTATGGGAGCTGAGGAGTTTGGCTTTGGAACGGCCGCTATGATTGCAGAAGGTTGCGTTATGGATAGGGAGTGCCACACAAACCGCTGTCCCGTAGGAATAGCGACTCAGGACGAAAAGAGGATAAAGAGGTTTAGGGGAGCTGTTGAGTCGGTTGTCAACTACTTCAAGCTCGTTGCTGAGGACGTTCGCCACATCTTGGCTGAAATGGGCTACAGGAGCCTTGACGAGATAATCGGAAGGTACGACCTCCTTGAGGAAGACACAGAACTAAAAGAGAAGTTCCCCTTTGCCAAGAACCTTGACCTTTCCTACATACTCAAGAATCCTGTTGCTCATTTAGATAGAGAGGATTACCCCTATACGCCGGTAGAGTCTCCTCTAAACGATAAGATTTTGGAGGACGTCCTCCCTCACCTTGAAAAGGGAGAGAAGTTCTTTGCAGAGTACGAGATAAAGAACACCGACAGGAGCGTGGGAGTACCACTCTCCTACCACATAGTTAAACGTTTTGGTAGCGAGGGGCTTCCAAAGAACCTTATTCATCTAAGGTTTAAAGGTATAGCAGGACAGAGCTTTGGAGCTTTCCTGCCACCCGGCGTAACCCTTGAGGTAGTTGGTGAGGCGAACGACTATGTAGGTAAAGGCTTAGGAGGAGGAACTATCGTCCTTCGCTTCCCTGAGGAGTTTAAAGGAGAGCCCCACGAGAACGTAATAGCCGGAAACACTCTCCTTTACGGAGCTACTGGAGGTTGCCTATTTGCGTCCGGTGTAGTTGGAGAGAGGTTTGCAGTAAGGAACAGTGGTGCTGTTGCCGTTGTTGAGGGGACAGGCCAGCACGCCTGTGAGTACATGGTAAGGGGAATCGTCGTTATCCTCGGTAAGGTTGGCGGAAACTTTGGAGCTGGAATGACTGGAGGAACGGCCTTTGTCCTTGATAGGGACATAGAGGAGAAGATAAACAGGGATTACGTTGAAGTAAGGAAGCTTGACGCACAGGACTACGACGTTCTAAAGTCCCTCCTCTCAAAGCACTACAAGTTTACCCGTAGTAAAATGGCTGCACTGGTTCTTGAGAACAGGTTTTTACTTGAGTCTTTCAGGAAGGTAGTCCCGATAGGTGTTAGGGAGCTTGAGATGAAGCTCTCTGGAACGGATAGACTACCTGCTTGA
- a CDS encoding aspartate kinase — protein sequence MALVVQKFGGTSVGSIERIKHVAKRVLEEKEKGNDVVVVVSAMAGETDRLIDLVKQVTPEPNERDMDFVVSTGEQVSAGLLSITLNSMGHPAISLTGWQAGIKTDKAFTKARILDIDVERIEKHLKEGKIVIVTGFQGITEDGDITTLGRGGSDTSAVALAAALKADRCDIYTDVDGVYTADPRIVPEARRIDVLSYEEMLELASLGAKVLQIRSVEFAMKYKVPLRVRSTFTQDEGTLIKEEDETMERVVVRGIAHNKNEARITVEKVPDRPGIAAKIFDALADANIPVDMIVQNVSVDGYTDISFTVEKSDAAKAEKITKKVAEEIGAKGVIRDDKIAKVSIVGLGMRSHAGVAGKVFETLAKYGINIIMISTSEIKISCIIEEKFTELAVRVLHEAFGLDKDER from the coding sequence ATGGCTCTTGTAGTTCAGAAGTTTGGAGGAACTTCGGTAGGTTCAATAGAGAGAATTAAGCACGTTGCAAAGAGGGTTCTTGAGGAGAAGGAGAAGGGAAACGACGTAGTTGTTGTCGTTTCTGCAATGGCCGGAGAGACCGACAGGCTCATTGACCTTGTAAAGCAGGTTACTCCCGAGCCCAATGAGAGGGATATGGACTTCGTCGTCTCAACGGGAGAGCAGGTATCTGCCGGCCTTCTCTCAATAACCTTAAACAGTATGGGACATCCGGCAATCTCTTTAACGGGCTGGCAGGCAGGAATAAAGACGGATAAGGCCTTTACTAAGGCGAGGATTCTTGACATTGACGTAGAGAGGATAGAGAAACACTTAAAGGAAGGAAAAATCGTTATAGTCACCGGGTTTCAGGGAATTACCGAAGACGGCGACATAACCACCCTCGGAAGGGGAGGTTCTGACACTTCTGCCGTTGCCTTAGCTGCAGCCCTTAAGGCAGACCGCTGTGACATCTACACCGACGTTGACGGCGTTTACACTGCAGACCCGAGGATTGTTCCGGAAGCAAGGAGGATAGACGTTCTCTCCTACGAGGAGATGTTAGAGCTCGCCTCCCTTGGAGCTAAGGTTCTCCAGATAAGGTCTGTAGAGTTTGCCATGAAGTACAAAGTTCCTTTAAGGGTTAGAAGTACCTTTACTCAGGACGAAGGAACGCTTATTAAGGAGGAAGATGAGACGATGGAAAGGGTTGTTGTAAGAGGGATTGCCCACAATAAGAACGAGGCAAGGATAACAGTTGAGAAAGTTCCAGACAGGCCGGGAATTGCTGCCAAGATATTTGACGCCTTAGCAGATGCAAACATTCCCGTTGACATGATAGTTCAGAACGTTTCAGTTGACGGCTATACAGATATTTCCTTCACCGTTGAGAAGAGCGACGCTGCCAAGGCAGAAAAGATTACGAAGAAAGTTGCAGAGGAAATTGGGGCAAAAGGCGTAATAAGGGACGATAAGATTGCAAAGGTTTCCATCGTTGGACTCGGTATGAGAAGCCACGCTGGAGTCGCCGGAAAGGTCTTTGAAACCTTGGCCAAGTACGGAATTAACATCATAATGATTTCAACTTCCGAGATTAAGATTTCCTGCATAATAGAGGAGAAGTTTACGGAGCTCGCCGTAAGGGTTCTCCACGAAGCTTTTGGACTTGATAAAGATGAGCGGTAA
- the cimA gene encoding citramalate synthase codes for MVYIYDTTLRDGAQTRGVSFSLEDKLRITRALDDLGIHYIEGGWPGSNPKDLAYFNEVKKLNLKNSKLVAFSSTKRKGLKVEEDANIQQLVRTEVPAVTIFGKSWDLHVTQDLRISLEENLELIYETISYLKRYFDEVFFDAEHFFDGYKSNSEYALKTLKAAEEAGADCLVLCDTNGGTLWYETEEIIDAVLREVRAPLGIHAHNDSDMAVVNSLIAVRKGAIQVQGTINGLGERTGNANLCSIIPNLVLKMGVESIPKENLRKLYSVSGLVAELSNRPHPVNLPYVGENAFAHKAGVHVSAVEKNPELYEHVKPESVGNRRKIMISELSGRSNIVSKAKEFGINLDKKSPEVKEVLEKIKELEAQGYHFEGAEGSFELLLKETLGLTKKYFELKGFRVLTEKRSEDEEAYAEATIKVEIPEEVAKERGIKDRFEHTAAEGRGPVEALDRALRKALEKFYPSIKEVKLTDYKVRILNETSGTAASPRVLIVSTDGKRKWGTVGVSPNVIEASWLALVDAFKFKLMKDDEEKRGRNG; via the coding sequence ATGGTCTACATCTACGACACAACCTTAAGGGACGGTGCTCAGACGAGGGGAGTTTCTTTTTCCCTTGAGGATAAGCTGAGGATTACGCGGGCCCTTGACGATTTGGGCATTCACTACATTGAAGGGGGCTGGCCGGGCTCAAACCCAAAGGATTTAGCCTACTTTAACGAGGTAAAGAAGTTAAACCTTAAAAATTCCAAGCTCGTAGCCTTTAGTTCAACAAAGAGAAAGGGGCTTAAGGTAGAGGAAGACGCCAACATCCAGCAGCTTGTAAGAACGGAAGTTCCGGCAGTAACGATTTTTGGCAAATCTTGGGATCTTCACGTAACTCAGGATTTAAGGATATCCCTTGAGGAGAACCTTGAGCTGATATATGAGACGATTTCCTACTTAAAGCGTTACTTTGATGAGGTTTTCTTTGACGCAGAGCACTTCTTTGACGGGTATAAGAGCAACAGTGAGTACGCGCTTAAGACTCTAAAGGCGGCAGAAGAGGCAGGAGCTGACTGTCTCGTTCTCTGCGACACAAACGGTGGGACGCTCTGGTACGAGACAGAGGAGATAATTGATGCCGTTTTAAGGGAGGTGAGAGCTCCCCTCGGCATCCACGCCCATAACGATTCAGACATGGCCGTTGTGAACTCCCTCATAGCAGTTAGAAAGGGAGCTATTCAGGTTCAGGGGACAATAAACGGACTTGGAGAGAGGACTGGAAACGCCAACCTCTGTTCTATTATTCCTAACCTCGTCCTTAAAATGGGTGTTGAATCAATTCCTAAGGAGAACCTTAGAAAACTCTACTCGGTATCCGGCCTTGTTGCAGAGCTCTCAAACAGGCCCCACCCTGTAAATCTCCCCTACGTTGGTGAAAACGCCTTTGCCCATAAGGCCGGCGTTCACGTTTCTGCAGTTGAGAAGAACCCAGAGCTCTACGAGCACGTAAAGCCTGAGAGCGTTGGAAACAGAAGGAAGATTATGATTTCGGAGCTCTCTGGTAGGAGCAACATCGTAAGCAAGGCCAAGGAGTTCGGAATCAACTTAGACAAGAAGTCTCCCGAGGTTAAGGAAGTCCTTGAAAAGATAAAGGAGCTTGAAGCCCAAGGTTACCACTTTGAAGGGGCTGAGGGTTCTTTTGAGCTCTTGCTGAAAGAGACTCTCGGACTTACCAAGAAGTACTTTGAGCTTAAAGGATTTAGGGTATTAACCGAGAAGCGTTCAGAGGACGAGGAGGCCTACGCTGAGGCCACGATAAAAGTTGAAATTCCGGAAGAGGTTGCCAAGGAGAGGGGAATTAAAGACAGGTTTGAGCATACTGCAGCAGAAGGGAGAGGTCCTGTTGAAGCCCTTGACAGAGCTCTCAGGAAAGCCCTTGAGAAGTTCTACCCCTCTATAAAAGAAGTGAAGCTTACCGACTACAAGGTTAGAATTCTGAACGAAACTTCTGGAACGGCAGCTTCCCCGCGGGTTCTCATCGTCTCAACTGACGGAAAGAGGAAGTGGGGGACAGTAGGGGTTTCACCTAACGTAATAGAGGCCTCTTGGCTTGCCCTTGTTGACGCCTTTAAGTTTAAACTGATGAAGGATGACGAAGAAAAGAGAGGAAGGAATGGATAA
- a CDS encoding DUF996 domain-containing protein, protein MTKKREEGMDNRTKVLGGVGALLIVLSFIPYLGLLFGLAGFILLFIALKKASEAYKDRGIFKNFLKGFLVSFLGFLVAGIFAGFAVGAHRGGESSVLSVGFLVVAFLLFYVSTVVSVAFYRRALYSLADFTGNDLFMWAGRLFFWGGITTIIVIGSLVMWVGWVLLTVAFFTAEEKGKGEEQLIEREPRG, encoded by the coding sequence ATGACGAAGAAAAGAGAGGAAGGAATGGATAACAGAACGAAGGTTTTGGGGGGAGTTGGAGCTCTATTAATAGTCCTAAGCTTTATTCCCTACCTTGGACTCCTCTTTGGGCTTGCAGGATTTATCCTCCTGTTTATAGCCCTTAAGAAGGCCTCTGAGGCTTACAAGGACAGGGGGATATTTAAGAACTTTTTAAAGGGTTTCCTCGTAAGCTTTTTGGGCTTTTTAGTAGCAGGGATTTTTGCTGGATTTGCCGTCGGAGCTCACAGGGGGGGCGAAAGTTCAGTCCTATCCGTAGGCTTCTTGGTGGTAGCTTTTCTCCTCTTTTACGTTTCAACGGTTGTAAGTGTTGCTTTTTACAGGAGAGCTCTATACTCCTTGGCTGACTTTACCGGTAACGACCTCTTCATGTGGGCAGGGAGGCTCTTCTTCTGGGGAGGAATAACTACAATCATCGTTATAGGAAGCCTTGTAATGTGGGTTGGATGGGTTCTCCTGACCGTTGCATTCTTCACAGCTGAGGAAAAAGGGAAAGGTGAAGAACAACTTATTGAAAGAGAACCTCGGGGCTAA
- a CDS encoding ion transporter — MKNNLLKENLGAKLSVRVKKLKIWLYNLLESDTGPYRLLYDVFALFIVVTSSIPVIIELWINIPLPSDLQSLFDHYEEVALCFFVTEYLLRLWVISDFWDDFKEGLDRTGSLFKAFLFALRPKLSWMVKPYSIIDLLAILPLFRPFRTLRLLRLLRLLKVFRYTYAIRSLLVAVREEAPIISFIVITLVLWIVTISLTVYIYEYNAGNRAFHSVFEALYWGIVTISTVGYGDITPITKEGKFLASLLISGGIVLVSALTATFSATLINRMNILKGEGLKMDRLKDHLVICGWSESGEELVEEIIKSGLDKERPVVLITEMEKSELGVDISKYILYKRGTLRKRASLWRFQSRTRKKWSSWGRERRVYQIETLMQELP; from the coding sequence GTGAAGAACAACTTATTGAAAGAGAACCTCGGGGCTAAGCTTTCTGTAAGGGTAAAGAAGCTAAAGATTTGGCTCTACAACCTCCTTGAGAGCGATACGGGGCCCTATCGGCTTCTTTACGACGTTTTTGCCCTCTTTATCGTCGTTACCTCTTCAATTCCCGTTATTATTGAACTCTGGATAAATATACCGCTACCTTCAGACCTTCAGTCCCTCTTTGACCACTACGAGGAAGTTGCTCTGTGTTTCTTCGTTACAGAATACCTTCTTAGGCTCTGGGTCATTTCCGATTTCTGGGACGATTTTAAGGAAGGGCTTGACCGGACAGGGAGCCTTTTCAAAGCCTTCCTGTTTGCTCTTAGACCAAAACTTAGCTGGATGGTTAAACCTTACTCTATTATTGACCTTCTGGCAATTCTTCCGCTGTTTAGACCCTTTAGAACCTTGCGCCTTTTAAGACTTTTAAGGCTATTAAAAGTCTTCCGCTACACTTACGCTATAAGAAGCCTTCTTGTGGCTGTAAGAGAAGAAGCTCCGATAATCTCCTTCATAGTTATAACGCTGGTACTCTGGATAGTGACTATCTCCTTGACTGTCTACATTTACGAGTACAACGCCGGCAACAGAGCCTTCCACTCCGTTTTTGAGGCCCTCTACTGGGGAATAGTGACAATATCAACGGTCGGGTACGGCGACATAACTCCCATAACTAAAGAAGGAAAGTTCTTGGCCTCATTGCTGATTAGCGGGGGGATAGTTCTCGTTTCTGCCTTAACGGCTACCTTTTCTGCGACTCTCATAAATAGGATGAACATACTGAAAGGGGAAGGTTTAAAGATGGATAGATTAAAGGACCACCTTGTAATTTGTGGTTGGAGCGAAAGTGGTGAGGAGCTCGTTGAGGAGATAATAAAGTCGGGCCTTGATAAAGAAAGGCCGGTAGTCCTCATAACGGAGATGGAAAAGTCAGAGCTCGGCGTGGATATAAGCAAGTACATCCTCTACAAGAGGGGGACTTTACGAAAGAGAGCGTCCTTATGGAGGTTTCAATCCAGAACGCGAAAGAAGTGGTCATCTTGGGGGAGAGAAAGGAGGGTTTATCAGATAGAAACGTTGATGCAAGAACTGCCTTAA
- a CDS encoding NAD-binding protein — protein MEVSIQNAKEVVILGERKEGLSDRNVDARTALTAMLVKTLNPKAKIYVEVLHDENAEVFEKRLGVTSVFIYGKVIGRLIFTSIATPGSAKLVENLLTKEGALRKVMVKEIGNFSTFGELLAYLRKYDLLPIAVEKEGRMIISPPDGEELSERDYVFFISGRV, from the coding sequence ATGGAGGTTTCAATCCAGAACGCGAAAGAAGTGGTCATCTTGGGGGAGAGAAAGGAGGGTTTATCAGATAGAAACGTTGATGCAAGAACTGCCTTAACGGCCATGCTCGTTAAGACTCTAAACCCAAAGGCAAAAATCTACGTTGAAGTTCTCCACGACGAGAATGCCGAAGTTTTTGAAAAGCGTCTTGGCGTAACTTCGGTCTTTATCTACGGTAAGGTGATAGGAAGGTTAATCTTTACAAGCATTGCGACTCCCGGCTCTGCAAAGCTCGTTGAGAACCTTCTGACAAAGGAAGGGGCGTTGAGAAAAGTTATGGTTAAAGAGATAGGCAACTTCTCAACCTTCGGAGAGCTCCTTGCCTACCTCAGAAAGTACGACCTCCTTCCCATTGCAGTGGAGAAGGAGGGGCGTATGATAATCTCGCCTCCTGACGGAGAGGAGCTCTCAGAGAGGGACTACGTTTTCTTCATTTCTGGTCGGGTATAA